From one Nocardioides scoriae genomic stretch:
- a CDS encoding serine/threonine-protein kinase gives MIAGRYSRDREIGRGGSGVVWLGRDELLGRQVALKRIGLLPGADVTDLARAEREARLSARLAHRHVVSVFDVVVDPETQDRWLVMEYVDGLTLGEVVRRQGPLSPDEAAPLLLQAADALAAAHEVGITHRDVKPSNILVDRSWQVRLTDFGIARITSDPALTQTGMVTGSPAYLAPEIATGGRGDQSGDVWSLGATAYYLLAGRTPYDMGENVLAGLYRMVHEEPPRLDDAGWLAPLLEGTMVRDPEQRWTMAQVRDFLADPQHRAPAVASAPSSAAASEAPTTLLQRPAGRPAHRTSRRRPLALLLGVAAAVLLVVGLVAWVATRGGSDGGSDGGAASGEPSASGSAGASGSPSASASASPSASPSATPSTAAPTAAGMEAFIRDYVRATGEDPARSWQMLTPKFQRESGGFDTYRSFWDAATNGRVLSIQANPEDLSVSYQVRFDDFDNGPGPTVLDLAYDDGTYRIDGERTQGFTPAG, from the coding sequence GTGATCGCAGGCAGGTACTCCCGCGACCGAGAGATCGGCCGCGGCGGCTCGGGCGTCGTGTGGCTCGGCCGCGACGAGCTCCTCGGGCGCCAGGTGGCGCTCAAGCGGATCGGCCTGCTCCCCGGCGCCGACGTCACCGACCTGGCGCGCGCCGAGCGCGAGGCCCGGCTCAGCGCGCGGCTCGCCCACCGCCACGTGGTGTCGGTCTTCGACGTCGTCGTCGACCCGGAGACGCAGGACCGCTGGCTGGTCATGGAGTACGTCGACGGCCTCACCCTCGGCGAGGTCGTGCGCCGCCAGGGCCCGCTCTCCCCCGACGAGGCCGCCCCGCTGCTGCTCCAGGCCGCCGACGCACTGGCCGCCGCCCACGAGGTCGGCATCACCCACCGCGACGTGAAGCCGTCCAACATCCTGGTCGACCGGTCCTGGCAGGTCCGGCTGACCGACTTCGGGATCGCCCGGATCACCAGCGACCCGGCCCTGACCCAGACCGGCATGGTCACCGGCAGCCCGGCGTACCTCGCCCCCGAGATCGCCACCGGCGGCCGCGGCGACCAGTCCGGCGACGTGTGGTCGCTCGGCGCGACGGCGTACTACCTGCTGGCCGGGCGGACGCCGTACGACATGGGCGAGAACGTGCTCGCCGGGCTCTACCGCATGGTCCACGAGGAGCCGCCCCGCCTCGACGACGCCGGCTGGCTGGCGCCGCTGCTCGAGGGCACCATGGTCCGCGACCCCGAGCAGCGCTGGACGATGGCGCAGGTCCGCGACTTCCTCGCCGACCCGCAGCACCGCGCCCCCGCGGTGGCGAGCGCCCCGTCGAGCGCCGCCGCCTCGGAGGCGCCGACCACGCTGCTGCAGCGCCCCGCGGGCCGTCCCGCCCACCGCACCTCCCGGCGCCGGCCGCTGGCGCTGCTGCTCGGCGTCGCCGCGGCGGTGCTGCTCGTCGTCGGCCTGGTGGCCTGGGTCGCGACCCGCGGCGGGTCCGACGGCGGGTCCGACGGCGGGGCCGCCTCCGGCGAACCGTCGGCGAGCGGGTCCGCCGGCGCGTCGGGCAGCCCCTCCGCGAGCGCGTCGGCCAGCCCGTCGGCCAGCCCCTCGGCCACCCCGTCGACGGCTGCTCCCACGGCGGCCGGCATGGAGGCCTTCATCCGCGACTACGTGCGTGCCACCGGCGAGGACCCCGCCCGGTCGTGGCAGATGCTGACGCCGAAGTTCCAGCGCGAGAGCGGCGGCTTCGACACCTACCGCTCGTTCTGGGACGCGGCGACCAACGGGCGGGTGCTGAGCATCCAGGCCAACCCGGAGGACCTCAGCGTCAGCTACCAGGTGCGCTTCGACGACTTCGACAACGGCCCCGGGCCCACCGTGCTGGACCTGGCGTACGACGACGGCACCTACCGCATCGACGGCGAGCGCACCCAGGGGTTCACGCCCGCGGGGTGA